The following is a genomic window from Eubalaena glacialis isolate mEubGla1 chromosome 18, mEubGla1.1.hap2.+ XY, whole genome shotgun sequence.
gctgggaaagctgacTCAATATAAGGAGGGggataaaaagaaaactggatcctTACCGAACATCACATTCAaggtggattaaagatctaaatgtaaaagataaaactatGAGGTTACTAGAAGAGAGTATAAGAGAACACTGTTAGGATCTAAGGGTAGGGAaggattttttaaacaaaatttcagaaaacaaattcTAAAGCAAAAAGATGAATTTGATCATATGTAAATACCAAATAACACCATGGACATAGTTAATTCAGATGGTAGAGTGGGGGATTTCTGTAATGTCCAGGATGGACAAGGGACTGACATCTAGAATATGCAAGAAATTCTTGGATATCAACGAGAATAAGATATCAACcttaatagaaaatatgaacaggcaatTTACAAAAGAGGGAATCCAAAAAGCTAacaagcacatgaagagatgtttAATTATTAGTAAACTgaaacatgcaaattaaaatagcaaTGAGATATCCCGTCACCCCTAATATACTGGTAACTACTAGAAAGCTAGATGCCATGAGAATGGTTGACTGTGGGGGGAGGGCACAAGGAAAATGGGTATGGGGTATGAGGATAAAGAGAATCAGCCAATCAAACTGTTTTTAtgtcttcatagcatttatcaccgtcagaagctctgaagtcagactacctgggttcgaatcccagctccaccatttactaGATGTTAGTTaccctctatgcctcagtttcctattagaaagtggagataataatggtATGTGTCATAGGGTTGTTGCCAGGATTAAAAAATTTACATGTAAAGCATCTAGCATAGAGTAAGCCCTCTAAATGTTTattatgttgttgtttttattttactgtttatgCGTTTAATGGCTTCCCCAACCCTACatctaaaatgcaaatgaaaaaagaGCAGGTTCCTGATCTTTCTGAATTTTCCTTGTATCTCTGACATgtaaaacagtgcctggtacctggtaggccctcaacaaatattagctgattgactgaataaatgaatgtgggAAGGAGAGGCTGAAAGTGGGTGAGGGTGAGGATGAGGACGGTAGGGTAGGGTCCCCCTCCCTCGCACCAGGGATCAAGGGCCACTCACTCGAAAGAAGTCACGAAGCAGGTCTGGGAAGGAGCGCCCGGCACCAGTATTAGGTTCTTTTCCACAGCCCAGCCATTCCCGCCGTGCTCCACCTCCCAGCCTCTGAAGCCCTCTGTGAGATATAAAAGGGTTGAACACCAGGGATTCGCCCGCCAGCTCGCCCCGCGGAGAGCCCGCCACCACCTAACTTGCTCCGCCcaccagctcctccctcccagcaggCTGTATTCTTGGTCCCACCCCACGACGGCGTCACTCAGCCCTGCCCATCCACTCAGCTTCTCCGCAGCCTCTCTCGGCCCCGCCCCCCTGTTCTGCCTCCCTTCACTCTCAAACTACTGGGATTCAATTCTGGCCCCGCCCTGGGCTCCTTACACCACCGCTTCCGGGCCCCTCCTACCTTGGCCCCGCCCACTCACTCAgttcccctccccacagcctcgcAATACCTTATATTTCTATGCAAGCTCCGCCCCTGCCAGCACCCAATCGGcttctcccaggcctcccctggcTCCTCCCCCTTTAACCGCGCCCACCGAATCTACAGTTCAAGCATGGCTTCACCTCTGCCACGGCCCAGTTCCCTGGATCCTTCTGCTCTGTCTCGCCCAGTCATCTTGGCTCGCCATACTGCCCACAGCCCCTGGCTCCTCCCACCCAGTTTCCCAAGAGCCTCGACCACGTCCCCTggctcccggccccgcccctgtCTGCTTCATCCTGGCCACGCCCACTCGCTCCACGTCGCCTGGGCCTCCAGGCCACACATCCCTTTGGTCTCTTTTTTCCCGCCCCTGCTGCTAGGCCCTGACCCCCGGCACCCACGCTCTCCGCAGGAGTTGAAGATGAGGTTGCGGCCGAGGGGCGCTCGCAGGCAGTAGCGCGCCAGGGCGCGGAGCGGGAACTCCTCCTCGTCCTCGCTGTTGGGCGGGCAGCGCTGGGCCACCGCGTAGAATGCGCGGCCCTCCGCGCTGCGGTCGCGGGCCAGCTGCAGCAGCCACACGGTGGGCCCGTCCACCACGTCACGCCAGGCGCGGCACACTGGGCGGCAGCGCGTCACTAACGCGCGCGGTGGCACGTGGCTCAGCACCTGCACGAGCAGCTCCGGCGGCAGCACGTCCAAGGCTATGGGCGGGTCCGCGGGCAGCCGCCGCCGCGAAGGCCGGGCGCCCATCTCCGGCCGCCAGAGTCCTGCAGGTCGAGAGGGGTCGGCAGGTCAGGGCAGCCCggcctccctccacctctccTTCCAGGACGCAAGTCCCCTGCGACTTGACCGTGACCTCACCAGGTACACGGCGACCGGGGGACTGCCATAACCAAGAAAATCCAGCATCTATTTCCTGCCACTTGGCTCTGGACGGGGACCGGTTTCTCCCCACCTTTTCCCCTCAAGCAACAACCCCCTGGCCTGATCACGACCCCACCAGGACTGCTAACCACGGCTTCTGTCTCTGGCCGGTGCACTTGTGTCtggctaagcactttacatatgaCCATATGCACACTGAAGGCCCATGAGAAAAATCCACCGAGGAGGAAACCATTtccaccccatcccccaacctGTCCCGACTCTCGGGCCTTTGGAATCCAGGACCTGTCCTTCAGCAAAATCTATTTCCTCAATCTCTTCGCTGAAGATTCTTGTCACCTTCTTGCTCTAACCAGAACCCAGCTGTCCTGTGGGCCTTCCAAGTGGGTAAATCTCCTTGCTCCTTGGTGCTGTTTCCAGACCGttctccctccatcctcccccaAACGCCGCAGCTATGAATCTCATCATCAGGGTAGATCGTTTGTCACCTTGTCATCATCATCTGCTGACCCAGATGACTACTCCTCACTTCTCCATGATTTTAGCTCCAGGCTCACTGCCACTCAGGCTGCTCTTATCAACATTCTTGGTGATTTCCATATCCAGGATGACGCTCCTTCCTTCTGCCACCAGGCCTCTCTTGTTCCCTGACCAGCTGTTCTTCCGGCCCCTCCACCCCGTGGTCGCACCTACACCTTGTCTCAGTAACCACAGCCTCTTCAGAGCCTCAGTCTCAGGCTTCTCAGTCTCCACGCGTCACCTCCTCTCTTTCCAGCTCTCTCCCTCCAGTGCCCTAGACCTCCACCCCCCACAGTCCTTCCAACCCACTGTGATCTCCCATCCTTTGTCCCTACCTCTTTTTCACTGCCCCACACCCCCTCAAGTCCTCAGTTCTTCCTTATCCAGCTTAAATTCCTTGGTTAatcatttaaaacattctttGCATACACCCTTGCCTCCTCTGGCTTCCTCCTACGCATGACCCGGTTAAATCCAGCCCTCCACCTACCTGTGCCTGTACCCACACAGTTTAAAGCCGCTGAAGAACAACACACAACTCCACTGGCTGGTCTCACTTCAAGTTTGTGCACTTGACGCTCAAGCGTACCCACAGTGCTGCCTGGCAACCAGATTACATTTCTCTTATCCTCTTGCTCTTCCTCTCTGTAGATAACTATTTCACACCTTCTCCCCTATCCCCAACACATCACACTTCCTTCCACCTTTTCACTCTCTCTttgcttcttatttattttttttggccgtgccgcgcagcatgggggatcttagttcccctaccagggatcgaacccatgctccctgcagtggaagcacggagtcctagccactggaccaccagggaattccctccttgcTTCTTATTTTGCGGAAAAAATAAAATCGATGGGAAGTGAACGTCCATAGACCCCCACCGCCCCATGTACCACCTCCCTGCCCTGTGCTTTCCCACCGTGACTGCTCCCACCCCAGCTCACCGTCTCACAGTTCTCCCCTCTCTCTGCTGCACCTTCAGCTTCCCCCTCTGCACTGGATCATTCCCGTCAGCTCACACAGAGTCATCTCtcatttgaaaacaaatgaaactcCTCTTGactccacctcccctcccagctctgaCCCCATTTCTTTGCTCctctttataataaatctccGAAAAGTTGTCACACTCACTGCCTCCATATTTTCTACTGATATTCTCTCTCAAACCTTCTCTAATCAGACTTTGCCCTCCTTCTCTACCCTGAAAtgtcaaggtcaccaatgacCCCGCCCCCTTGGTGCTGAGCCAGTAGTCACTGTTCAATCCTCACCTTGCTTGACCTGTCAGCAGCACCTGACACAGTGAGGTGACTCTCTTCTCACTTGGCTCTGGGCCGGCACATCCCTCTAGACCCCTCCCGTCTGCCTGTGGCTCCTAGTCAATCTCCTCAGctgttccttcctcctccctctgatTTCAGTATCAGGGAtcgg
Proteins encoded in this region:
- the LOC133078495 gene encoding F-box only protein 17 isoform X5; protein product: MGARPSRRRLPADPPIALDVLPPELLVQVLSHVPPRALVTRCRPVCRAWRDVVDGPTVWLLQLARDRSAEGRAFYAVAQRCPPNSEDEEEFPLRALARYCLRAPLGRNLIFNSCGEQGFRGWEVEHGGNGWAVEKNLILVPGAPSQTCFVTSFESLIHLECDVRFPLADPTGSRGWCFKRQLVDLVMEGVWQELLDSSQIEICVADWWGARENCGCIYRLRVRLLDIYENEVVKFSASPNPVLQWTERGCRQRTQV
- the LOC133078495 gene encoding F-box only protein 17 isoform X2, which translates into the protein MGARPSRRRLPADPPIALDVLPPELLVQVLSHVPPRALVTRCRPVCRAWRDVVDGPTVWLLQLARDRSAEGRAFYAVAQRCPPNSEDEEEFPLRALARYCLRAPLGRNLIFNSCGEQGFRGWEVEHGGNGWAVEKNLILVPGAPSQTCFVTSFESLIHLECDVRWCFKRQLVDLVMEGVWQELLDSSQIEICVADWWGARENCGCIYRLRVRLLDIYENEVVKFSASPNPVLQWTERGCRQVSHVFTNFGKGIRYVSFEQYGRDTRSWVGHYGALVTHSSVRVRIRLS
- the LOC133078495 gene encoding F-box only protein 17 isoform X3 → MGARPSRRRLPADPPIALDVLPPELLVQVLSHVPPRALVTRCRPVCRAWRDVVDGPTVWLLQLARDRSAEGRAFYAVAQRCPPNSEDEEEFPLRALARYCLRAPLGRNLIFNSCGEQGFRGWEVEHGGNGWAVEKNLILVPGAPSQTCFVTSFEWCFKRQLVDLVMEGVWQELLDSSQIEICVADWWGARENCGCIYRLRVRLLDIYENEVVKFSASPNPVLQWTERGCRQVSHVFTNFGKGIRYVSFEQYGRDTRSWVGHYGALVTHSSVRVRIRLS
- the LOC133078495 gene encoding F-box only protein 17 isoform X4; the encoded protein is MGARPSRRRLPADPPIALDVLPPELLVQVLSHVPPRALVTRCRPVCRAWRDVVDGPTVWLLQLARDRSAEGRAFYAVAQRCPPNSEDEEEFPLRALARYCLRAPLGRNLIFNSCGEQGFRGWEVEHGGNGWAVEKNLILVPGAPSQTCFVTSFESLIHLECDVRFPLADPTGSRGWCFKRQLVDLVMEGVWQELLDSSQIEICVADWWGARENCGCIYRLRVRLLDIYENEVVKFSASPNPVLQWTERGCRQTQHPESSY
- the LOC133078495 gene encoding F-box only protein 17 isoform X1, with product MGARPSRRRLPADPPIALDVLPPELLVQVLSHVPPRALVTRCRPVCRAWRDVVDGPTVWLLQLARDRSAEGRAFYAVAQRCPPNSEDEEEFPLRALARYCLRAPLGRNLIFNSCGEQGFRGWEVEHGGNGWAVEKNLILVPGAPSQTCFVTSFESLIHLECDVRFPLADPTGSRGWCFKRQLVDLVMEGVWQELLDSSQIEICVADWWGARENCGCIYRLRVRLLDIYENEVVKFSASPNPVLQWTERGCRQVSHVFTNFGKGIRYVSFEQYGRDTRSWVGHYGALVTHSSVRVRIRLS